Sequence from the Bubalus kerabau isolate K-KA32 ecotype Philippines breed swamp buffalo chromosome 17, PCC_UOA_SB_1v2, whole genome shotgun sequence genome:
GATGGGTGTGGAAAAGGGGGGTGGGGTGAGAAGATAATAAAAACAGAgacagggacgtccctggtggtccagtggtaagaatctgccttgcaatgcagggcacactggttcaatccctggtctgggaagatcccacatgccacagtgcaactaagcccaagcaccacaactactgagccagcactctagagccgAGAGCCACGAACCAAAACTACTGaacccctagagcctgtgctccacaacgagaagccaccacaatgacaaGCCCACTGTCAGGAACTGAagaaagcccttgcacagcaaccaagacccagcacagccgaaaaagaAGATGCACATGCCTCGAAGCAACTCAACGTCTGCGCCACAACTAGAAAACCCATGTGCTgcacaaaagatcccacatgacgcaactaagaactgttgttgttcagtcgctaagttgtgtctgactctttgcgacccatgaactgcagcacgccaggcttccctgtccttcactatctccctgagtttgctcaaactcatgttcattgagtcagtgatgccatccaatcatctcattctctgttgcccccttcttgtcctgccctcaatttttcccagcatcagggtcttttccaatgagtcagctcttcacatcaggtggccaaagtattggagcttcagcttcagaatcagtccttccagtgaatattcagggttgatttcctttaggatggactggtttgaggagttgctgtccaaggaactctcaagagtcttccccagcaccaccgttcaaaagtagcaattctttggcactcagttttcatggtccaactcccacatctgtatgtgactactggaaaaactgtagctttaacaatacagacctttgtcggcaaaataatgtctctgctttttaataggctgtctaggtttgccatagcttttcttccaaggagcaaatgaatatgataataataatagagacagcgatagagaaataaaaagcctGAGCCCAGGCAGAGATAGCCTCACTCACAGAGCATGTCTGGCCCTGTGATCTCTGGCTCCTGCCCACCTTTTGACCTCATCCTTGACCACTGTTGTCTTCCAGCCTCAGTAATGAATTTTCTCTTCCTCCAACACATCATGTCATTCCAGCCCCTGGGCCTTTGCACTCTTTTCCCCTTCCATGGctgatttcttcttttcattctttttttttttttttacaggaaatAGCATTTATTGGTGAGCATGGTTAAGGAGGGGACAGCGCTGATCCTCACAAGTGCGGGGCCCGCCATTTGTCCAGGGGGCTGTGATTTGTATCTGACCCCACAACCGTCCGGGATGAGTCACTTTTCTGCCTCCATGTTTTCAAATTCATCCACGTTGAACTTGGTAAATCCCCACTTCTTGGAGATGTGGATCTTCTGGCGGCCAGGGAACTTGAACTTGGCCTGGCGGAGGGCTTCAATCACATGCTCCTTGTTCTGCAGCTTGGTGCGGATGGACATTACGACCTGGCCAATGTGGACCCTGGCCACTGTGCCCTGGGGCTTTCCAAAGGCACCGTGCATACCTGTCTGGAGTCTATCAGCTCCAGCGCAAGACAACATCTTGTTGATGCAGATGACATGGAAGGGGTGGAGCCGTACTCGAATGTGAAAACCATCTTTGCCACCACTTTTCATCATGTTATTTGTTGGCACAAATACAGGCAGCCTCCAGGGCTTCAGAGGAGAGCTGCTCATACTCATCTGACGCCGTGTGGCCACAGAGTGGGAGCTCATCCACTTTGGCCTTCTTATGCCCCAAGTTGAAGATGCGGATCTTAGCATCAGGGACACCTCGGCAGAAACGGGACTTTGGGTACCACTTGTTCTTACAATACCGGTAACATCAGGCTGGATGGTGGCAAATGGCAACACCAGGATCTTCAGTGGCATGCCGAAGGGAAAGAGAGCTTCATTCAATTCTTATTTCAAATGTAATCTCTTAAGAGAGCCCTTCCTTTACCATGACCAATTTATATCCTCACTGCCACCAGTTGTCCTGATGTCTTCAGATTACTTTGaaatactttaaaagtaaaaatggattaatgaatgggggacttccctagtggctaagactctgtgctcccagtgcagggagcctgggtccaatccctggtcagggaactagatcccacatcctgctGCTAAGACCacgtgcagccaaaaaaataaataatttttaaatgaattaatggatggatagatggatggctATGTGATAAAGCAAGTACAGTCAAAATGTTAATCTAGAATCTAGTTGGTAGGTATATGGGTGTTCACTGTAGAACTATTTCAGCTTTGCTATATGTTTGAAACTTTTCACAATAAATGTTGGCAGGAAGAAACTGGAGGACTCTTCTAGAGACTAaagaagcaacaacaacaacaaaaaaaacccaaacaggtCCCACCCTGTTTGGGATTTCTATCATCCCatcaaactcattttttttttcctttatagccTTTATCACTCTTGGTAACATTCTTGCTTGCTTTCTTGTTTGTTTacctatttattcatttgttgctTATTGTCTCTTAACTGAAATGTAAGCCACCTGACATGTGGCATGCACACCAATTTTCTCCAGtcccccaaatttccccaacagTCTTAGTACtagttgtttagtagctaagtctgtagcccaccaggctcctgtgtccatgggattcctcaggcaagaacactggagtgggttgccatttccttctccaggggatcttcctgacccagggattgaagccatgtctcccacattggcaggtggattctttaccatggaatcacctgggaagcccaataggtgCTTGGTAAAAAATGTGTTCTTGAACTCCTCTTAGGAGAAGGCCTGGGAGATAGAGCTGCTGCAGACTCACTGTAGAGCCTACACTCAGGAATAAACATGATCTTCCAGCCTGGGGCCACTAGAAGAGGAAGGATATATACCCCAGAGGCAGGGGAATGCCCCATGAGATCACGGAATGTGAATTGGCCTGAAAAAGAAGGCAACAGATGAAAGCATATAGTGTGATTATTTCCCTCTGACCTTAATTTCTGATCCAGACCTCCTAATAGGGATCCAATCTAATGCTTCCACAATTTAGGCCCCACCCGGAAGCATAGGCTCCACCCCCTGTCTCTAAAGCCCCATCCCACAGCAAAATCCCTGCCCTATCTGGCCTAAATAAGTAACACCCCTCAAGCCTAGGTCCCACCCTCACAGCCTGAGCCCCACCCCTTTACTTTAGACACCATCTTAAAATTTGTAATATTCATGTTTCTTCAGTCTGGGTCCTGCCACCACCCAAGCCCCATCCCTCTATCCTAGCCCCACACCTCCAGCTTAGACTCCACTCCAAAAGAGTCAAGATTTCAGCCTAGGCAAGGGCCCCTCAGGCCTAATTTGAGTACCCCATTCTCCACTCTGACCTAAAGTCCAGTCTTCACCTATTCAACATAAAACCTGCTCACTTTCAAGGTTATCAGGGAGAAGCACCCCAAGGAAAACCTAGGGAGCCTGGATCTGTGGGAACCTAGAAGGgaggtttatttttttgggctccaaaatcaccgcagatggtgactgcagccatgaaattaaaagacgcttgctccttggaagaaaagctatgaccaacctagacagcatattaaaaagcagagacattactttgccaacaaaggtccgtctagtcaaagctatggtttttccagtagtcatgtatgcatgtgagagttggactataaagaaagctgagtgcagaagaattgatgcttttgaactgtggtgttggagaagactcttgagagtcccttggactgcaaggagatcaaaccagtccatactaaaggaaatcagtcctgaatattcactggaaggactgatgctgaagctgaaactccaatactttggccacttgatgggaagaactgactcatttgaaaagaccctgatgctgggaaagattgaaagcgggaggagaaggggacaacagaggatgagatggttggatggcatcaccgactcgatggacatgagtttgagcaagctctgggagttggtgatggacggggaagcctggtgtcctgccgtctgtggggtcgcaaagagtcgaacagggctgagtgactgaactgaactgaattgagaaggGAGGTTggtagaaagagaggaagaggttCCCAGTTTGTACTGCCCCTCAAAGGTGTGGCCCCAAATGAAAAGCCACAGCCCCATTGTGCCCACTTTTCATTGTATAGTGGTATTCTGTTCTGACATCTCTGATTGGTCCCTTCACAAGCCCTGTAGTCAAACCTCCTGTGCATTGGACTGCCCTTCAAAGTCACCCTCTTTGATTGATGCCTGCTTTCCAAACTCCCTGCTCCCGATTGGGCAAATTTTTGTACATGCCTGTCTCTGATTAGAGCATTTGTGAATGAACCTGGAGGCAGACAGATGTTCAACTATGGTGTGAGCAAGCagtagcaagaaaaagaaaagatagaggaggaaaaggggtttCCCTGAATCTCCTTTCTATGAGAGGGAGTGGCCATGAACCACAGGATAGCCTTGGGTTAAAGTTCTAACCATACAGACCGatagttgtgtgactttgggcaacttTTTGGTTTCTGTGCCtcactttcttcatttgtaaatcgGGGATAATAATGATACCTTCTTCAAAAATAATTGTAAGAATTAAATTAGTTGTAAAATGCATATAGAAATACTAAGCACATAGGAAGCCCTCAGAGTATTAGCTATTATTGCCCATTTCATTGTGTAAGttcatgaccttggacaagtccttTTGCCTCTTTGACCTTTGCAGGCCAGGAGTTGCTTGACCTCTTCATTGAATGACCCCTCCTATTCCCTCATCTCTAGCCTTCAGGGACTGAGGCTGTGaacagagggaggaggagagacaaCCCGAGCAGAgaaatggggtggggggcaccagCATAGGTGAAAGAGAAGGGTTGAGCACCTCAACGCAAGCCCACTCCCAGAAAATCGAGGACTATCAGGATCTCTCTATGGCCCAGTGTAGAGTAATTCTAACCTGAATCCCTCAGGCAAGGGGCGTGTCCTGACTGGGGACAAGGGGGCAAGGGATGGGACAGTGTGGAGCAATTGAAGGCATGGTGTGTTCAGGCTGGGAAGCAGGAGGAAGGGTTGGAGCTGGGCTTGTGGGCCCTCACCCAGGAATGACAGGACTAGGGGACGGGCAGCCGGGGCCCAAGGTCACTCTGTCATTGTTACCATGGCAACAGCCACCTCTCAACTGGGAACCTGGAAAGGGGTGGAGAGAGGGAGTTCCCAGATCCCTGAATCTAGGGGTAGAGAGAGGAACACTCAGAGACCTGGAGGAAAAGCAGAGTGAGACAGTGATTCAACTCTTTGTAGACCTACCCATCTCAGAATCCGCAGAGCCTAGTACACTGTGGGTGCCCTCAGAAACAGAAAGCCTGAgagcatcaagtgaccaaagatGACGAAAGAAAGAAGAATCGCCACAGGGGGAGGGCAGTGtccctttcctgcctcctcaaCTTTTCATACTCCTCAGGGGTCCTCTGAGAGTTCTGATTCCTCTAAATCTTTCCCAGACCTGGCCCACAGGCCCAGCCAACCCCACAAATCACTCACCCCCCAGAAACTCCCCAGCCCCTGAAGCTATTACATTTGACATTTATAACAACTTCAACAACTTTTCTGGCTTCGAAATCTTCCTGCTTGGGGGATCACTGAGAAAATTAGCATAGGTGTAAACTACTGCCTTCaagggtgggagggtgggaggtggggagacagGCCCTCGCCTCCTTTACTCTCAGGGACAAGGCCCCTCCACAGATTCAGATATTCCCCCCAATTCCTCTAGGAgacccaggcctccctcattTCTCCTTAGGAAACCCTACAGGCCCCTCCCTTTCTTACAGAGGAACAGGTATGGAATCCTCCTTGTCCTCCCAGAACTCAGCAGGCGTCCACTGGCTCTGCCTGTCCTCTACTGGTCCAAAACTGGTACTGCAGGACTGCCACCTGGTGCCCACAATGAGGAACAGAAAACTAAGCCAGAGCTGAGGGTCTCTGAGTTGTTGCATTTTAATTCCTTTAAGGTCTGGGATGTTCAGGCCCTAGGGGGTTTGAGTTCAGGTTCCCGGCCCAGAGGTCAACGAAAGAAAGACAACTTCTCTTTGAGCCAGGCCTCAGTGAGATCATCAGTGGTGCGAATTTCAAACACCTGCGCAGAGAGAGGGTTCAGTTTTATAATCCACTCAGGAACTGAAACAGTGAGGGCTCCTGCCCCCCCTCCCTCAGACCCAGAAacccagctccctcctccctcagaccagGAGTCCTGAGCCCCCATGGGGGACCTCCAGGGGTTAAGTCCCCCACCCTCCATCAGCCCTCGGATCCCAGACTCTCCTCCCTCACACTCAGGAGCATCGGGTGGCCCCAGACCTTTGTGAGCTCTGCTGTCTGCACCAGCCTGTTTTTGCTCCCTGCGTACATCATCTGTTGTTCAGGCTTGCAGCCTGTGtgaaaaacagaagaggaaagcaTAACTGGGGGATGCCAAGGTGTTCTCGAAGGCCCTGGTAATGTcctaccctggaaaaggaaatggtatctcccactccagtattcttgcctgggaaatcccatggacagaggagcctggtgggctacagtccatgggctcgcaaagagtcagacacgacttggcgactgaacaataacagtgtCCTACAGGCCCCGGAGTTTTCTAAGAAtcccaggcattgttctaaggaGGTCCCTGGAGGCTACAGTCAGAGTCTTCAGAGTTGTTTGGGGCTGGAAGTTATTCTAGGGTCCCTGGAGATGGTTTAGGGGTCAGACAGGGGTTGCCAGTAAAAGGAAGAGATGAATGTGCTTACACACCTCAAAACTAATGAAGATGGGGGTTTGGGgccctcacctcccaccccattgcCCTCTCGGCATTCACTCGTCACACACACCACACTCTCACACAGGCATCTATACATatgcacacagtcacacacacaaaatcaccaGTCAcgttcacatacacacacttacactcaaacacacacgtgtacacatcCCCACGAATCTAAGACCCCCTTCTCACCCACAGGGCTGGAGAAGATGAAACACAAGGGGTAGGACACTCGGCCATCGGCGTGCACGTACTTGTAGCTGTAAACCACGAACCTACAATAGTGAAAGGGAATTCAAACTCAGGCCTTGGCCCGGAGCTCAGGCCTAATGCTCATCACCTGAGACCACAGCCTAGAAATCTTGCCTGAGTTTGAGAACCTAGGGTTAACAACTGAGACCGAGGGTACTGGCTTCAAACacaataaatgatttaaaaaataataatgggggaaaataataataataggggaattccttggtggtccagtggttggaaatcagcctgccaatgcaggggtcatggaTTTGATCACTGATCTGGAAAGACCAGGGCCGCATGCCGCAGAGCAGCCAAGCCTTCCCGCGATGGCTATCGAGCCCACGCTGCAACCTACTGAGGTGCAcatgcctagagtctgtgctctgcaacaagagaagctaccataatgagaagcctgcgtactgcagctagagagcagccctcacTCACCGCAGCTAGTGAAAGGCTGTGCATAGCAACAAAgaaccagtgcagccataaataagtttttaattaaaaaaataataatagtaaatgctaaatagaattaccatctgctccagcaattccactactgggtatttatcaaagaaaatgaaaacaataattcaaaaagatatatgcacccccatatttattgcagcattatttataatagccaagaaatggaaaagacctaagtgtccattgacgcctgaatggataaagaagatgtggtacacacacacacgcacacatatgcacacaatgaagtactattcagccattaaaaaagaatgaaatcttgccattgcAACATAGATGGCTCTTGGAGggcattacgctaagtgaaataaatcagacagagaaagacaaatgccttatgatctcacttatatgtggaattgaaaaaataaagaaacaaaccaTCAAGTTCATAAAGAGAGAGAACAGATGAGTGGTTGACAAAGGTGGGAGTGGATGAAATGGGTGAagggagtcaaaaggtacaagcttccagttattcattttaaatacgtCCTAGGGATGTGATATACAGCATGGTAAGTATAGTTAATAACGCTGTGtcgtatatttgaaagttgctaaaggAGTAGATATGAAAAGTCCtcattgtaagaaaaaaaatgttttagaaactatgtatggtgacagatgctAACCAGATTATCATGGTGAACATTCTGTCATACGGTATATACaagtatcaaatcattatgctttacacctgaaattaatatattatACGTCAAATAGaactcaataaagaaaaaaatgcttaagAAAAAATGGTTTTGGAACCTCCCTGGAGGTGCAATAGTTAAGACTACAGAGgcaggggttcgatccccagttaGGGAGCTTAGCTCCCGCATGCTGAGtgacgtggccaaaaaaaagtgtttatttgaTTATTCACAACAACACTATgatgtaggtactattattatccccatacTACATACAGGAAAATCGAAGCCCAGAGAGTGAAGCCATTTGCCCAAGGTTCTATGGgtagatttgaacccaggaactTGGCTGGTAGAGTATAAGTGCTCAGCCACTATGTTTTACTGCCCAGCAGTCTAGAACCAGGGGCTGAGACCAGGGCCAGCTATATAATTTCCCAaacccagtgcaaaatgaaaatgcagggccCCTTGTAATAAACACAGGAGAaagcctttttttcctttcttctgcagtCTCTTTCCAGACTGCTCTcggtcttttaaaatttcctgtttCAAGTCATGTGCTGTCTTGGGCATGGGGACACTCACAGGGGCAGTGAAAATGCTCAAGGGCACACCCTGGAATTTATCTTTCAGCAGTGAGTGCCCCCCCCCCTTCCCGATACTCCCAAGTCTGTAATTAGGCCCCCTGCCTGGGGCAGAGGGCATCAGCCATCATTGGGCAATGTGGGAGTGGGGAGCTGAGAACCCATCTAGGGCTGGACATGTGAGCTGAAGGAGGCTCCAAGCCTCCAgcacaggctccactgtcctgtCAGACTTCACACAAAACAGATTCAGAGATAAAACTATAAAGAATTTCAAGATAGCAGGGATCAAGCCCTGCCTTCAAGGCTCCCTTCTGGGTATGGGGCCCTGTGTGATTGCACTTGTCAGATGCCCAGGGTGCTGACTGAGATCTAGAGCCTGGGATTGAGGCTCAAAGTCCTAGGACACCCAAAACTCACCCCAGTCGagatgaaaaaaatctaaagagaCCAGTTTTCATAGAAGTGTAAAAAAACTCCTCCACACACAAaaagcaccaggctcctctggcttcACACAGGATTCTCCCCAATCATTAAAGGTCAAATAAATCCTTTCCTACTCAAAGTCTTCCCAAGcattgaaaaataaggaaattttaactcttcttttttttttaatgaagcaagTACAATGTTGAGACCAAACCCTGACAAAGTATGTACTAACATCACGTATGACTATTAGCGTAAAATTCTGCAATAAAATTTTGGTATACAAACCAGAAGTCCTGTGATAGGAACTCACAGACATAGTTTCAAAGTCCACAAATAAGACTGGACCCCAGGTAGCCCCCCAGTCTGTAACCCTCGGTGGCCTGACCTTCCCCTTCCTTGCCCCAGGATACCTGGGCTGTCTCTCAGGCAACTCCATTTTTAGTTCCTCTGGAGAAATATTctgtgaggggtggggggaggagagaaaaataaaaagactgccATTAAACAAACATGGACTCTGTGCCAAGGCACTCATCCAAGAAACACCCATGGATTATTAGCCCATTGATCTCTCCCCAAACCCAAAGGGGTAGGTCCTGTTATTATCCCCATGTTACTGGTGAGCAAACCGAAGGGGTGCTAAGACACTTGCTTTTTTCTAAACAaactacaaggattaaatcactGAATTCACAGACAACTCTCGGAGGTAAGGACTGTTAtcaccatttcacagatgaggaaacaagagaCCTATACAGGCAGAGTCTCTCGCCCAGGGTCACAGCTAAGCTGGAACTTGACTTCCGGGTTTTTCTGGCTCCCAACACCAGGCTCTCAGCATCAGTCACAGTCTTTTGGGTCTCCCAGTCCCatcccccagcccctcacctgaAATTCTTCCTCCAGCACCACCATCTGCCGGTCTTTGTCCACTTTCACTGAGGAGGGAGGGCATACGTGGGTCGGACGCCCCTGCCATCTGTCCCTATGCTCCCCCACACCCCCCATTCGTTCAGGAGGGAAGATGACACTCACTTACTATGGCTGCATTGTCCGTCTCTTTTCGGAAGCGGAATTTCCTCAGCTTTTCCTTTAGCTCTGGGTCTACCTCACACACCACCAGGGAGTCGGACTGCCAGAGGAGCCCAGTTAAGAGCTGAGTCCCCTGGCCtcagccctgcccccttccccaaacctcagtttccccatctactaGTAACGAGGAGGGGCCCATAGCCCATAGATTGCCTTTGTGAACACTGGGAAAAGGTACCCTTTCCTCTGGGCTGGACTGGAGCCCTCTTGGCAGGTGCCCTTGGGCAACGCCCAGGGAGGTTTGGGGATCTGCTCGCCTGGGGCTAAACCCGGAACCACCATCTCTCTTTCCCCAGCCTTGACCTCCCATCCACAGCCTGACCTTCACCCAGGCATCCTCCCAGCCCCAGTCCCACTCCAGCCCCAGCCCTTCCCATACGACCCTGGCCCCCTACCATGACTTTACTGTCCAGGGGCCTCTTCTTTCCTTGGTTCCGCTGTCTT
This genomic interval carries:
- the GMFG gene encoding glia maturation factor gamma isoform X2, producing the protein MKIEPKKNVLRERALRAGTSRAVVPTPRRQRNQGKKRPLDSKVMSDSLVVCEVDPELKEKLRKFRFRKETDNAAINISPEELKMELPERQPRFVVYSYKYVHADGRVSYPLCFIFSSPVGCKPEQQMMYAGSKNRLVQTAELTKVFEIRTTDDLTEAWLKEKLSFFR
- the GMFG gene encoding glia maturation factor gamma isoform X1: MKIEPKKNVLRERALRAGTSRAVVPTPRRQRNQGKKRPLDSKVMSDSLVVCEVDPELKEKLRKFRFRKETDNAAIVMKVDKDRQMVVLEEEFQNISPEELKMELPERQPRFVVYSYKYVHADGRVSYPLCFIFSSPVGCKPEQQMMYAGSKNRLVQTAELTKVFEIRTTDDLTEAWLKEKLSFFR